A region from the Saccharomonospora azurea NA-128 genome encodes:
- a CDS encoding PaaI family thioesterase — MSATAQNWPPVEVEPPSPHPDAPAPGQPLDAHYSHCFGCGDEVESGLRIRSTVGEHHVVVSTFTVTKDHQGAPGLAHGGLLTCAFDEALGTAAGNLLRVPVVTAKLETDFRRPVPVGSTLYITTKLCGRAGRKVYTSAEGRLDAADGPLAVEARALFVTVGVEHFLEHGDPEQLKELGERHSDWDVNP, encoded by the coding sequence GTGAGCGCAACCGCACAGAACTGGCCTCCCGTCGAGGTGGAGCCGCCTTCTCCGCACCCGGACGCGCCCGCCCCGGGCCAGCCCCTGGATGCGCACTACAGCCACTGCTTCGGCTGCGGCGACGAGGTGGAGTCCGGACTGCGCATCCGGTCGACCGTCGGCGAGCACCACGTGGTGGTCTCGACGTTCACCGTCACCAAGGACCACCAGGGTGCCCCCGGACTCGCCCACGGCGGCCTGCTGACGTGCGCGTTCGACGAAGCACTGGGCACCGCGGCGGGCAACCTGCTGCGCGTGCCCGTGGTGACCGCCAAGCTCGAGACCGACTTCCGCCGTCCTGTGCCCGTGGGCTCGACGCTGTACATCACCACGAAGCTCTGCGGCAGGGCGGGCCGGAAGGTGTACACGAGCGCGGAAGGCAGGCTCGACGCCGCCGACGGACCGCTGGCGGTCGAAGCGCGCGCGCTGTTCGTCACCGTCGGTGTGGAGCACTTCCTCGAACACGGTGACCCGGAGCAGCTGAAGGAGCTCGGCGAGCGGCATTCCGACTGGGACGTCAACCCCTGA
- a CDS encoding glutamate ABC transporter substrate-binding protein produces MRTRTRLHVGLLASLLVVVAGCSTVTRPADPAPVGSVQPPMPANAQVDPQLDTAGTGDDSCDPTRSLSPSSAIPASSTMAEIKQRGHLVVGVDQNSFLFGFSDPESGDLHGFDIDIAREIARSLLGDPKAVKFKAITSAERVSALQNGDVDIVVRTFSITCERLEQINFSSVYYVAGQRVLVDADSTARDLSDLGGKRVCAARDSTSLKNIAASTPKPIPVAVDDWSDCLVLLQQGQVAAVSTDDTILAGMRAQDRTGTKIVGDPFTEEYYGIGIPKDNEDMVRYVNSVLEKVRGGAWQESYNRWLREDLGPASPPQPQYR; encoded by the coding sequence ATGAGGACCCGGACCCGGCTTCACGTGGGCCTGCTCGCGTCACTGCTCGTGGTGGTGGCGGGCTGCTCCACCGTCACGCGGCCCGCCGACCCGGCGCCGGTGGGCTCGGTGCAACCTCCGATGCCCGCCAACGCGCAGGTCGACCCCCAGCTCGACACGGCGGGAACCGGCGACGACAGCTGCGACCCGACCCGCAGTCTCTCGCCCAGCTCGGCGATCCCGGCGTCGTCGACCATGGCCGAGATCAAACAACGCGGGCACCTCGTCGTCGGGGTCGACCAGAACAGCTTCCTGTTCGGCTTCTCCGACCCCGAGAGCGGTGATCTCCACGGGTTCGACATCGACATCGCGCGCGAGATCGCCCGGTCGCTGCTCGGCGATCCCAAGGCCGTGAAGTTCAAGGCCATCACGTCGGCCGAGCGAGTCTCCGCGCTGCAGAACGGCGACGTCGACATCGTCGTGCGCACGTTCTCGATCACGTGTGAGCGGCTGGAGCAGATCAACTTCTCGTCGGTGTACTACGTGGCGGGACAGCGGGTGCTCGTGGACGCCGACTCCACGGCCCGCGACCTGTCGGACCTCGGCGGCAAGCGCGTGTGCGCGGCACGGGACTCCACGTCGTTGAAGAACATCGCGGCCAGCACGCCGAAGCCCATCCCGGTCGCCGTCGACGACTGGTCCGACTGCCTGGTGCTGCTGCAGCAGGGTCAGGTCGCGGCGGTCTCGACCGACGACACGATCCTCGCCGGCATGCGGGCGCAGGACCGGACGGGCACCAAGATCGTCGGGGATCCGTTCACCGAGGAGTACTACGGGATCGGCATCCCCAAGGACAACGAGGACATGGTCCGGTACGTGAACTCCGTGCTCGAGAAGGTCCGCGGTGGCGCCTGGCAGGAGAGCTACAACCGCTGGCTGCGCGAGGACCTGGGGCCTGCCTCGCCGCCCCAGCCCCAGTACCGGTGA
- a CDS encoding metallophosphoesterase, translating into MFFAVLSVLITVVHLYLWRRLVRDTTRPGSRARVVGTVALVVCVALMIAALSLGTSVSPEIARWFAWPGYLWLAMFFYLLLALLVLELPRLALRGWLRRDPARTPDAAQAADTAEAAERAGSDGDEPGDRDEGESGSGSTPRISRRMALSRGSAALAGVVSLGLVGHGTTVAMGAPTVTHVPIALRRLDPRVEGFRIALISDVHLGPIIGRSFTQRIVDLVNAENVDAVAIAGDLVDGSVADLADAAAPLADLRSTHGTFYVTGNHEYYVGYEQWIDFVPTLGMRPLRNERVEIHHHGGVFDLAGINDATGYQWQDPGDVGEALAGRDPNRAVVLVAHQPVDFDDAVGHDVDLMLAGHTHGGQLSPFELAVTLQQGAVAGFYEKDRTKMYVTRGAGFWGPPVRVGAPPDITVVELRRG; encoded by the coding sequence ATGTTCTTCGCCGTCCTGAGCGTTCTGATCACCGTCGTCCACCTCTACCTGTGGCGGCGGCTGGTTCGCGACACCACGCGTCCCGGAAGTCGGGCCCGCGTGGTGGGCACGGTCGCGCTCGTGGTGTGCGTGGCGCTGATGATCGCAGCGCTGTCGCTCGGCACGAGCGTGTCGCCGGAGATCGCCCGGTGGTTCGCCTGGCCCGGTTACCTGTGGCTGGCGATGTTCTTCTACCTGCTGCTGGCACTGCTCGTGCTGGAGCTGCCCCGGCTCGCACTGCGCGGGTGGCTGCGCAGGGACCCCGCACGCACGCCGGACGCTGCGCAAGCGGCGGACACGGCGGAGGCGGCGGAGCGCGCAGGCTCCGACGGCGACGAACCGGGTGATCGCGACGAGGGCGAGTCCGGCTCCGGGTCGACACCGCGGATCTCCCGCCGCATGGCGCTGTCCCGTGGCTCGGCGGCGCTGGCCGGCGTGGTCTCGCTCGGCCTCGTCGGACACGGCACCACGGTGGCCATGGGGGCGCCGACGGTCACGCACGTGCCGATCGCCCTGCGCAGGCTCGACCCGCGCGTCGAGGGCTTCCGCATCGCGCTGATCAGCGACGTGCACCTCGGCCCGATCATCGGCCGGTCGTTCACGCAGCGGATCGTCGACCTGGTGAACGCCGAGAACGTCGATGCCGTCGCCATCGCCGGTGACCTCGTGGACGGCTCCGTGGCCGACCTCGCCGACGCGGCGGCGCCGCTGGCCGACCTGCGCAGCACCCACGGCACCTTCTACGTCACCGGCAACCACGAGTACTACGTGGGATACGAGCAGTGGATCGACTTCGTCCCCACGCTCGGCATGCGGCCGCTGCGCAACGAGCGCGTCGAGATCCACCATCACGGCGGGGTGTTCGACCTCGCCGGCATCAACGACGCCACCGGTTACCAGTGGCAGGACCCCGGTGACGTCGGCGAGGCGCTCGCGGGCCGGGACCCGAACCGAGCCGTGGTGCTGGTGGCCCACCAGCCCGTCGACTTCGACGACGCGGTGGGGCACGACGTCGACCTGATGCTGGCCGGACACACCCACGGCGGGCAGCTGTCGCCGTTCGAGCTGGCCGTCACCCTCCAGCAGGGAGCCGTGGCCGGCTTCTACGAGAAGGACCGCACGAAGATGTACGTCACGCGCGGGGCGGGCTTCTGGGGCCCGCCCGTGCGCGTGGGCGCGCCGCCCGACATCACCGTCGTCGAGCTGCGCCGCGGCTGA
- a CDS encoding serine/threonine-protein kinase, with product MSDEPRRPRHAAPDEASGPTVQPETLSNPSQAGQPPRHARPQADSGTPQPAHRAEVRQAQPGRPRPDHPGQSGQLNPAQPEPQLTSVLAAKAPATTFIASPKPPPEPDTPNLPNPGTESVLPRSTSGPISFGLGTGTGTGTGTGTGTGTGTGTGTGTGSYPGRPRRTSSRRSRRGRLGAGLVDVPAVPYRDPAEAVLTDPVVSEEKRYCGKCSAKVGRSRDGAPGNPEGTCEKCGTRFSFVPKLRPHEMVGGQYEVLGAIAYGGLGWIYLAKDHNVSERWVVLKGLINTGDATAVAAAVNETKFLAEVEHPNIVRIYNFVEHPDPDTGNSVGYIVMEYVGGQSLRQLALEHHRKSGRAEPLPIAQVIAYGLEILPAMGYLHNQGLLYCDLKPDNVIQTHEQLKLIDLGAVRRMDDYESPLFFTSGYSAPELATHGASVASDLFTVGRTLAVLSFEFTGYTSKYKTTLPGRDEVPLFQLFDSYYRFLRRATHLDPDRRFISAEEMTDQLTGVLREILSMGTGKPRPGASTVFGPETNTFGVDLVVPERGGRPPLPNPGEVVAGLPIPQVDTDDPGAGVLATLLSAGPQTAISALANAPRESIEVRLRIVRARIELGELAEAHRQLQAAQYLAIKSGFPHDWRVDWYKGLIELAGGRPKVAHVAFDAVYDELPGEIAPKLALAVTAEAVGDYFKAARLYELVWRTDRSYVSAAFGLARVYLAQGGRRSAIEVLESVPPSSTHHVAAQVAAVKIKTRFVEGAHQLTEADLAHAAAQLERLDLDVERKTKLTAEVLETAFGWLGAGGQPNGDTTVLGCRLAERDLRFGLERCYRTLARLAGTSEERIELVDRANAVRPRTLT from the coding sequence GTGTCGGATGAGCCACGCCGTCCTCGGCATGCCGCACCGGACGAGGCCAGTGGTCCGACGGTGCAGCCGGAGACGTTGTCGAATCCTTCCCAGGCCGGGCAGCCGCCTCGGCACGCCCGTCCCCAGGCCGACTCGGGAACCCCGCAGCCGGCTCACCGGGCCGAGGTCCGTCAAGCCCAGCCGGGGCGGCCGAGGCCGGACCACCCCGGGCAGTCGGGACAGCTGAACCCGGCGCAGCCCGAACCGCAGCTCACCAGTGTGCTCGCCGCCAAGGCGCCCGCGACGACGTTCATCGCGTCGCCCAAGCCGCCACCCGAGCCCGACACGCCGAACCTGCCCAACCCGGGCACGGAGAGTGTGTTGCCGCGGTCCACGAGCGGCCCGATCTCGTTCGGTCTGGGAACGGGAACGGGAACAGGCACGGGAACCGGAACGGGCACGGGCACTGGTACCGGTACCGGCACGGGCACCGGCAGCTACCCCGGGAGGCCGCGCCGCACCTCGTCGCGCAGGTCCCGCCGGGGCCGTCTCGGGGCCGGACTCGTCGACGTGCCCGCGGTGCCCTACCGCGATCCCGCCGAGGCGGTGCTGACCGACCCGGTCGTCTCGGAGGAGAAGCGGTACTGCGGCAAGTGCAGTGCGAAGGTCGGCCGCTCCCGCGACGGTGCCCCCGGCAATCCGGAGGGCACGTGCGAGAAGTGCGGCACCCGGTTCTCGTTCGTGCCGAAGCTCCGGCCGCACGAGATGGTCGGCGGCCAGTACGAGGTGCTCGGTGCGATCGCGTACGGCGGGCTCGGCTGGATCTACCTCGCCAAGGACCACAACGTCAGTGAGCGCTGGGTCGTCCTCAAAGGACTGATCAACACCGGCGACGCCACCGCCGTGGCGGCGGCGGTGAACGAGACCAAGTTCCTCGCCGAGGTCGAGCATCCCAACATCGTCCGGATCTACAACTTCGTCGAGCATCCCGATCCGGACACCGGCAACTCCGTCGGCTACATCGTCATGGAGTACGTCGGCGGTCAGTCGCTGCGGCAGCTCGCGTTGGAGCACCACCGCAAGAGCGGCCGGGCGGAGCCGTTGCCGATCGCGCAGGTGATCGCCTACGGGCTGGAGATCCTGCCCGCGATGGGTTATCTCCACAACCAGGGCCTGCTGTACTGCGACCTGAAGCCCGACAACGTCATCCAGACCCACGAGCAGCTCAAGCTGATCGACCTGGGTGCCGTGCGGCGCATGGACGACTACGAGAGCCCGCTGTTCTTCACCAGCGGGTACAGCGCGCCCGAGCTGGCCACCCACGGCGCGTCGGTGGCGTCCGACCTGTTCACCGTCGGGCGCACGCTGGCGGTGCTGAGCTTCGAGTTCACCGGCTACACCAGCAAGTACAAGACCACGCTTCCGGGCCGGGACGAGGTCCCGCTGTTCCAGCTGTTCGACAGCTACTACCGGTTCCTGCGCAGGGCCACGCACCTCGACCCCGACCGGCGGTTCATCTCCGCGGAGGAGATGACCGACCAGCTCACGGGTGTGCTCCGCGAGATCCTGTCGATGGGCACCGGCAAGCCGCGGCCCGGTGCGTCCACGGTGTTCGGGCCGGAGACCAACACGTTCGGCGTCGACCTCGTGGTGCCGGAACGGGGTGGACGTCCGCCGTTGCCCAACCCGGGCGAGGTCGTCGCCGGTCTGCCGATCCCGCAGGTGGACACCGACGACCCCGGCGCGGGCGTGCTCGCCACGTTGCTGTCGGCGGGTCCGCAGACGGCGATCTCGGCGCTCGCCAACGCGCCGCGGGAGTCGATCGAGGTCCGGCTGCGGATCGTCCGGGCCCGCATCGAGCTGGGTGAGCTCGCCGAGGCGCACCGTCAGCTGCAGGCGGCGCAGTACCTGGCGATCAAGTCCGGTTTCCCCCACGACTGGCGCGTCGACTGGTACAAGGGCTTGATCGAGCTCGCCGGTGGACGGCCGAAGGTCGCGCACGTGGCGTTCGACGCGGTGTACGACGAGCTGCCCGGCGAGATCGCGCCCAAGCTCGCGCTGGCCGTGACCGCCGAAGCGGTGGGCGACTACTTCAAGGCCGCGCGGTTGTACGAACTGGTGTGGCGCACCGACCGCTCGTACGTCAGTGCCGCGTTCGGCCTCGCCCGCGTCTACCTGGCGCAGGGAGGTCGGCGAAGTGCGATCGAGGTGCTGGAGTCGGTGCCTCCGTCGTCCACCCACCACGTCGCTGCGCAGGTGGCCGCGGTGAAGATCAAGACTCGGTTCGTCGAGGGTGCGCACCAGCTCACCGAAGCCGACCTGGCGCACGCCGCCGCGCAGCTCGAACGCCTCGACCTCGACGTCGAGCGCAAGACGAAGCTCACGGCCGAGGTGCTGGAGACCGCGTTCGGCTGGCTGGGCGCAGGTGGGCAGCCGAACGGGGACACCACGGTCCTCGGGTGCCGGCTCGCCGAGCGCGACCTGCGGTTCGGTTTGGAACGGTGCTACCGCACGCTGGCGCGCCTGGCGGGCACGAGCGAGGAGCGCATCGAGCTGGTCGACCGCGCCAACGCCGTGCGGCCGCGCACCCTGACGTGA